From the Microplitis mediator isolate UGA2020A chromosome 6, iyMicMedi2.1, whole genome shotgun sequence genome, one window contains:
- the LOC130669321 gene encoding uncharacterized protein LOC130669321 gives MWTRVQETCLVQARLVQYEHLFQSISFEYVNLWDENAWEELAEETNLINSKTPFECFKHFCQLFHEFKYHKGVSKRG, from the exons atgt GGACTCGGGTGCAAGAGACATGCTTGGTACAAGCAAGATTAGTGCAATATGAGCATCTTTTTCAGTCGATAAGTTTTGAATATGTTAATTTGTGGGATGAAAATGCTTGGGA ggAATTGGCTGaagaaacaaatttaattaacagcAAAACTCCATTCGAATGCTTTAAGCATTTCTGTCAACTGTTTCACGAGTTTAag TATCACAAAGGAGTTTCAAAAAGAGGATAA